A stretch of Telopea speciosissima isolate NSW1024214 ecotype Mountain lineage chromosome 11, Tspe_v1, whole genome shotgun sequence DNA encodes these proteins:
- the LOC122645101 gene encoding uncharacterized protein LOC122645101 translates to MAGEITRIISPLRASSSQPHSDPAPDSAEDTLCLDNELEDELEANSNLVLVGKILEGKPYRRQAVHEALVATWHLIQGVHITPTANNCFIFQFSHPMDVINVLEGEPWAVSGNLLILEHWNEEGNFPFNSTDFWVHSLKIPPELLFLDLGLQLARKVGVPSSVMLIQDTYTNLRRSFFRCRITVNVQQPLKAEVIVKRHNGTQVRVPMGYERLPLFCYFCGCFGHEERRCVAYFEAQQNHHYAHGSNRTENWALIGDFNSFLSWHEKLGGYLHRHHDVQQFRQVLQGCNLMDIAAHGPSYTWTNRRRGGANIKIKLDRVLCNQAWRRTFEDATAYVRPSIGSDHFPVYVDTQGGKIHGAKPFRFEAMWFSHPDCKAVAQEAWSLHPPGNAGNRIHLKSANVQQKFTKWNRENFGNVQRKIEGLLHELAALQDCPSTDLHHSREQELRSLLEVELDREEMLWHKKSRNLWLMCGDRNTKFFHASTLQRRHRNKFLKLKLPNGDWSQAEPEIFREFLSHYQLNFSSEGLDEEALHLVNLSIRPVIDSQTNEHLCKIPDLKEVHQALLAMAPLKSPGPDGLPPSFFQRYWDLNNQPEGVDQYRPINLCNVVVKIITKILATRLKHTLDKIIAPNQSAFIPDRLISDNILLAHEAFHYINHKKKGQKRFVALKLDMKKAYDCLEWGFIERVLLRMGFDQKFVALVMACISLVSYGLIINGAVRGSVSPTRGIRQGDPLSPTLFVLCSQALSSLLLQAQEAGLIKGMKIRNRAMPLSHLLFADDSLLFTEVNIDEVLNLKGCMDIYCRASGQQINLKKSLLTFSPNTVPKFRRWFSRLLKIPYGSGPKKYLGLPTEFGTAKKGLFREIQEKTYKRLQGWKGLLSHAGKEVLIKSVALSLNTYASSHFKLPEAHHRGIRQAVTQFYWGGMDDTHKISWISWNRLCKSKENGARLGSSPSWAWRSVIEGRKVLLDGLVWIIGDGKNTRIWEDAWLPSSPSLRLQFPDYGEQRLVYVSELIDEVNRCWNLELINSLFHPIDRKAILHVQLSLFPSQDYRVWSGSQNGVYSAKSGYHFLCNQQELQRIRSFLWRACANGVATGAALVKRQCNVNPECARCGAEEETIDHIILDCPFSRATWFGSQLSYIPPIHNPSLTQVINDWSSIFPVTSQPSKEVIGLSSFICWNLWKARNNLVFNGQLGSPKEVLFSAEKEFREFSSQHPQKPNTESQQPKVNRDNLSWTPPEHMYKLNTDASLSDGTSGIGFVFRNSIGEPLVACSEPIKFNSILQGETLAVRAGL, encoded by the exons ATGGCCGGCGAAATCACTCGTATTATTTCCCCTCTAAGAGCTAGTTCCTCTCAGCCTCACTCAGACCCTGCACCGGACTCTGCAGAGGATACCTTATGCCTTGACAATGAGTTGGAAGACGAACTTGAAGCCAACTCCAACCTTGTCTTAGTTGGGAAGATTTTAGAAGGGAAACCATATCGGAGACAAGCCGTACATGAAGCTCTGGTTGCAACTTGGCACCTCATTCAGGGTGTACATATCACTCCGACGGCGAACAACTGCTTCATCTTCCAGTTTTCCCATCCCATGGATGTTATTAATGTCCTGGAGGGTGAACCTTGGGCAGTCTCAGGCAACCTACTGATACTGGAACACTGGAATGAGGAAGGTAACTTCCCATTTAACTCCACTGATTTCTGGGTCCACTCTCTCAAAATCCCCCCTGAGTTACTATTTCTGGATTTGGGTCTGCAACTAGCGAGGAAGGTTGGTGTGCCGAGCTCGGTGATGCTAATTCAGGATACTTATACCAACCTTCGCCGCTCCTTCTTTCGATGTCGGATTACTGTCAATGTCCAACAACCCTTGAAGGCAGAGGTCATTGTAAAGAGACATAATGGCACACAAGTCCGTGTCCCAATGGGGTACGAACGTTTACCCCTCTTCTGCTATTTCTGTGGGTGCTTTGGTCATGAAGAACGACGTTGTGTGGCTTATTTTGAGGCCCAACAGAACCACCACTATGCGCATG GATCTAACCGTACTGAGAATTGGGCTCTTATTGGTGATTTTAATTCATTTCTCTCATGGCATGAGAAATTGGGGGGATACCTTCATAGGCACCATGATGTGCAACAGTTTCGTCAGGTACTTCAAGGGTGTAATCTTATGGATATTGCTGCTCATGGCCCCTCTTACACTTGGACTAATAGAAGACGTGGTGGAGCcaacattaaaattaaattggaTAGGGTGCTCTGTAACCAGGCCTGGCGAAGGACGTTTGAGGATGCCACTGCTTATGTTCGCCCCTCCATTGGTTCTGATCACTTCCCGGTTTATGTTGACACTCAAGGGGGGAAAATTCATGGTGCCAAGCCCTTTCGATTCGAGGCCATGTGGTTCTCTCATCCAGATTGCAAAGCCGTAGCACAAGAAGCTTGGTCTCTTCATCCTCCGGGCAATGCAGGGAACCGTATACATCTAAAGTCTGCTAATGTTCAACAAAAATTCACCAAATGGAATAGGGAAAATTTTGGTAATGTTCAAAGAAAGATTGAAGGTCTTCTCCATGAGCTCGCTGCCCTTCAAGATTGCCCCTCTACTGATCTTCACCACAGTCGCGAGCAGGAACTTCGATCCCTTCTTGAAGTTGAATTGGACAGAGAAGAAATGTTGTGGCATAAAAAATCTAGGAATCTTTGGCTGATGTGCGGAGATAGAAACACCAAGTTTTTTCATGCCTCTACTCTCCAGCGCCGCCACCGCAACAAATTTTTAAAACTAAAGCTCCCTAATGGCGATTGGTCTCAGGCTGAACCTGAAATTTTCAGGGAATTTCTCAGTCACTATCAACTCAACTTCAGCTCTGAGGGCTTAGATGAGGAAGCCCTGCATCTGGTGAATCTCTCTATTCGGCCTGTCATCGATAGCCAAACCAATGAGCACCTCTGCAAGATCCCTGATCTGAAGGAAGTCCACCAAGCCTTACTGGCCATGGCTCCACTGAAGTCTCCCGGCCCTGATGGTCTTCCCCCCAGTTTTTTTCAGCGATATTGGGATTTG AATAATCAGCCTGAAGGGGTGGACCAATATCGGCCAATAAATTTATGTAATGTGGTGGTTAAGATCATCACCAAGATTTTGGCTACTCGGCTGAAGCATACTTTGGATAAAATCATCGCCCCAAACCAGTCAGCATTTATCCCTGATCGCCTAATATCTGATAATATTTTGCTTGCACATGAGGCATTTCATTATATTAACCACAAGAAGAAGGGGCAGAAAAGATTTGTGGCTCTTAAGTTAGACATGAAGAAGGCGTATGATTGCCTTGAATGGGGATTCATTGAAAGGGTTCTTCTTCGAATGGGGTTTGATCAGAAGTTTGTTGCTCTTGTCATGGCCTGTATCTCTTTGGTTTCTTATGGCTTGATCATTAATGGGGCTGTTAGAGGTTCAGTTTCTCCTACTAGGGGGATAAGACAAGGGGATCCTCTATCCCCTACCCTTTTTGTTCTATGCTCTCAAGCTCTCAGTTCCCTTCTACTTCAAGCTCAAGAGGCAGGGTTGATCAAAGGTATGAAAATCAGAAATAGAGCTATGCCCCTCTCACATCTGTTGTTTGCAGATGACAGCCTTCTCTTTACTGAGGTTAACATCGATGAAGTTCTCAATCTGAAAGGGTGTATGGACATCTACTGTAGAGCAAGTGGTCAACAAATAAACTTGAAGAAATCTCTTCTCACCTTCAGCCCCAACACTGTGCCCAAGTTTCGAAGATGGTTCTCCAGATTACTTAAAATCCCTTATGGAAGCGGCCCAAAGAAGTATCTAGGTCTGCCAACTGAGTTTGGGACAGCTAAGAAGGGCCTTTTTAGGGAGATTCAGGAAAAGACCTATAAGAGATTGCAGGGCTGGAAAGGGCTCTTGTCTCATGCTGGAAAGGAGGTCTTGATCAAGTCAGTAGCCCTTTCCCTGAACACCTATGCTAGCTCGCATTTCAAACTCCCAGAGGCACACCACCGCGGCATTAGGCAAGCTGTTACTCAATTTTATTGGGGAGGAATGGACGATACTCATAAGATCAGTTGGATATCTTGGAATCGATTGTGCAAATCGAAAGAGAATGGAG CCCGTCTTGGATCCTCCCCTTCTTGGGCTTGGCGTAGTGTGATTGAGGGGCGTAAGGTACTGTTGGATGGTCTGGTTTGGATTATTGGGGATGGGAAGAACACCAGGATTTGGGAGGATGCCTGGCTCCCCTCCTCTCCCTCCCTTCGGCTTCAGTTCCCAGATTATGGTGAGCAGCGGCTGGTTTATGTCTCAGAGTTAATTGATGAAGTTAACAGATGTTGGAACTTAGAGTTGATTAATTCATTGTTCCATCCAATTGATAGAAAAGCGATTCTCCATGTTCAACTCAGTCTATTTCCTTCCCAGGATTACCGGGTGTGGAGTGGATCTCAAAATGGTGTTTACTCAGCAAAATCTGGATACCACTTTCTCTGCAATCAACAAGAGCTTCAACGG ATTAGGAGTTTTTTATGGAGGGCCTGTGCTAATGGAGTTGCAACGGGAGCAGCATTGGTCAAGCGACAGTGCAATGTAAACCCAGAGTGTGCGAGATGTGGAGCAGAGGAGGAAACCATCGATCACATTATCCTTGATTGCCCGTTCTCTAGGGCGACTTGGTTTGGTTCCCAACTTTCTTACATTCCTCCAATTCATAATCCTTCCCTCACCCAAGTTATCAACGATTGGAGCTCCATCTTCCCTGTCACCTCTCAACCTAGCAAAGAAGTTATAGGGCTTTCTTCCTTCATCTGCTGGAACCTGTGGAAGGCCCGCAATAATTTGGTCTTTAACGGACAGTTGGGATCCCCCAAGGAGGTTCTTTTTTCTGCCGAGAAGGAATTCCGGGAGTTCTCCAGTCAACATCCTCAGAAGCCCAATACAGAGTCTCAGCAGCCAAAGGTTAATAGGGACAACCTCTCTTGGACTCCTCCTGAACATATGTACAAACTAAACACTGATGCTTCGTTGAGTGATGGGACTAGTGGTATTGGTTTTGTGTTTAGAAACAGTATAGGGGAGCCTCTTGTAGCTTGCTCTGAGCCGATTAAGTTTAACTCCATTCTTCAAGGAGAGACTTTGG
- the LOC122646439 gene encoding AT-hook motif nuclear-localized protein 23-like encodes MAGLDLGTASRYVHQLHRPELHLQRQEDSDDENNRDQFSGDRDDTTHQGLELISANSGPGDIVARRPRGRPPGSKNKPKPPVIITRESANTLRAHILEVGNGCDVFDCVATYARRRQRGICILSGSGTVTNVSLRQPAAAGAIVTLHGRFEILSLSGSFLPPPAPPGATSLTIFLAGGQGQVVGGSVVGALIAAGPVIVIAASFTNVAYERLPLEEEEALQMQPPVSQSSGGGAGGGGGGGMINPFPDPSSGLPFFNLPLNMGNLPVDGWAGNTGGRAQY; translated from the coding sequence ATGGCGGGTTTAGATTTAGGAACAGCATCTCGTTATGTTCATCAACTTCACCGGCCGGAATTACACTTACAGAGACAAGAAGATTCCGATGATGAAAACAACAGAGATCAATTTTCCGGTGATCGTGACGATACAACTCATCAAGGACTAGAGCTTATATCAGCTAACTCCGGTCCAGGAGATATCGTAGCTCGTCGACCAAGAGGTCGACCACCCGGTtcaaaaaacaaaccaaaaccGCCGGTAATTATAACCAGAGAAAGTGCAAATACTCTTCGAGCTCATATCTTAGAAGTCGGAAACGGTTGTGATGTTTTCGATTGTGTAGCTACTTATGCCAGACGCCGGCAGCGTGGGATCTGTATACTAAGTGGAAGTGGTACTGTTACTAATGTAAGTTTAAGGCAACCGGCGGCAGCAGGTGCGATCGTGACGTTACATGGGAGGTTTGAGATTTTGTCGTTATCGGGTTCGTTTTTGCCACCACCGGCACCACCGGGTGCAACTAGTTTGACGATATTTTTGGCCGGCGGGCAAGGTCAGGTTGTCGGAGGAAGTGTTGTGGGTGCTTTAATTGCTGCTGGACCGGTTATTGTAATAGCTGCTTCGTTTACAAACGTGGCTTATGAACGGTTGccgttagaagaagaagaggcgcTTCAGATGCAACCACCGGTTTCGCAATCTTCTGGTGGCGGTGCtggaggcggtggtggtggtggtatgaTCAATCCGTTTCCGGATCCATCTTCGGGTTTACCATTTTTCAATTTGCCGCTTAATATGGGGAATTTACCGGTTGACGGTTGGGCAGGTAACACAGGTGGAAGGGCTCAGTACTGA